The Lysobacter gummosus sequence GCCAGCAGAGAGCGAAGGCCTCAGGGACAAAAGCCACTGTCCTAAGTTCTCTGCACCGGCGAGGCGCCAGCGCCACGGCGTTGCGAGAGTTCCGGCTGCAGGAAACCGGGCTTCAACATGCCCTCCCCAGTGAACCAGCTGATTCCCTCCAAACCCGAAGTGAATCGCCCAGGGTTTCGTAGACATCTCGCAGCCATAAACTATGGCTTAAGTGGAGGTGGTTATGAGCGCGAAGCGATACACCGATGAGTTCAAGATCGAAGCGGTCCGTCAGATCGTGGAGTACGGGCGGCCGGTGGCCGAAGTAGCCGAGCGCCTGGGCGTGTCGGTGCACAGCCTGTACGGCTGGCGGCGTCAGCAAGGCAAAAGCGATGTGGTTCGTCGTGTGGAAAAAGATCAGAACGCGGACGTGCGACGCCTGAAGGCAGAACTTCGGCGCGTGACTGAAGAACGAGACATCCTAAAAAAAGCCGCCGCGTACTTTGCCAAGGGGTAAAGGTGAAGTACGCCTTCATGAAGCAGCACGCCGACGAGTTCGGCCTGGCCGCAATGTGCCGTGTCTTGGGCATAAACCGCAGCGGTTACTACGCTTGGCTTCACGCGCCGGCCAGTGCGCGTGCACGCGACGACCAACGTCTGTTGGGATTGATCAAGCACAGTTGGTTGGAAAGCGGCTCGATCTACGGCCATCGCAAGATCACCACGGACCTGCGCGAGTTGGGTGAAACGTGCAGCAAACACCGCGTTGCGCGTTTGATGAAGCAAGAAGGGCTGCGCGCCATGGTGGGCTACGGCCGGCGGCCGCGGCCGTTGAGCGGGCCGATCGGCGCCGTCGCCAACAACGTGCTGGCGCGTGAGTTCACAGCGCAAGAACCCAATCGGGCCTGGGTGACCGACATCACCTACATTCGCACCCACGAAGGCTTCTTGTACTTGGCCGTCGTGCTCGATCTGTTCTCCCGCAGGATCGTGGGCTGGGCCACGCGTCCAACGCAGCACTCCGATCTGGTGCTGCAGGCGCTGCTAGCGGCGGTGTGGCGACGCAAGCCCGCGCCTGGTTTGCTCTTGCACTCGGATCAAGGCAGTCAGTTCACGAGCGAAGACTGGCAGAGCTTTTTGAAGGCCCACGGCATCGTGTGCAGCATGAGCCGACGCGGTAACTGTCACGACAACGCCGCGATGGAAAGCTTCTTCCAGTTGCTCAAGCGCGAACGGGTTAAGCAACGGATCTACCATACCCATGACAAAGCACGAGGCGATGTGTTCGATTACATCGAGCTGTTCTACAACCCCAAACGACGGCACAGTTCCAACAATGGCCTGTCCCCGATAGAGTTTGAAAGGCGGTACGCACTAAACGGCTGACGACTGTCTACAAAAACCTGGGCGATTCAAGACGTTGGCCGGTTCGTGCCAGACGCCGAGAAGTCGTGGCTTCTCGCGCCAGGCCGCAAGGACCGAAAATGGTTTGACTCAGATGCCATGACCGTTCTTCAGGAGAATTCATGAGACGCCGATGGTGGCTCCGGAATGAAGCCAACCTACTCTCGACAGAAAGAGAAAGGCCGGCAAGAAACGGTCGCACCCTCGCTCTTCGACAGGCGACGTCGGCTACAGTCGATGCGTTGCCCGCAGGACATAGGCCAGTACTTTGTCGGCTTGGCCATGTGCGATCAGATCGGCGGGGGATCCGTCTAGTTCATCGATCCAGAAGCACGCCCAACGCGCTGCATCGTCCTCGCTGAGTCCACAGCGGAGCGTGGATTGCGTCAACGAAGGCACGCGCCGTCGGAGAATTGCCCATATCTCGGCTTGCGTCGTAGCAACGCGTTGCACGGCCTCTGTGTGTCGGTTGAGGGGTTCGCGCAACTCGGGTGCTGGGGAATCTAGCGGTTCAGACGGAGCGCATGAACAGTACGATCGCCAATCAGTGGTATACGGCTGGAAGAAGGCCAGTTTTCGCGCCTTGGACCAGTGTTTGATGCGCCTCTCAAGGCGGCTTGTCTGCGCGCGCGTGCCGACCGGTAGAGCGGCGATGAGAGCACGAGGCGGGTGATTCCGCGTGTATTGGGCCGCGCTCCCTAGGACGTGCAGACGGTAGCGTGCATCGACGTCGGTGGCGATACCCGTATAGGTTGAGCCATCAACGCACTCAAGCAGGTAGATGTGCCACATGTGTCAGGCCCTCGTATCGAAGGCATGTCGCGTGTGCGCGCGCACCTGCATGCCCAGTTGCTGGCAGTACGTGGTGGCCGTCACCCGACTGACGCCCAACGCGTCGACCAGGATCCGGGGAGAGCCGGGATCGGCGATGGCCCATTGCACCAAGGACGTGGTGACCAGGGCGCGCGTGGTCAGGCGCTTGGGTGTCAACCATTTCGTGAAGGTGTCCGAGCGTATGTGCGAGCCCGCTTGCCGGCCCGGGAACAGGTACAGGCTTTCACCGTTGCGCTCAAAGCAGGAATTCTCCCGTCGCATCGACAACCAGCGCGCCAATAAGTGGTGCGTGACCTCATCCATGGGAAGCCAGACCTTGGCAAAGCGCACCTCGTATAGCCCCTCGGCGCCCATGCGAACCGCTTCCAGAGGCAGCGCCACGCTCTTGTGCGCCGGTTGGGCATAGATGAGGGCGAACAGACTGACCAGCGACCAACGCACATCCACGATGGTCGTGCTCAGACCCAACGTGTCAATCAGATCAAGCCGGACCTGATCGGACAAGGCGTGCTTGAGGGAAAACTCGTGCTTGCTTGCCGGCACGCTCAGCTTCTGGAACGTACGCTCGTGCCGGCGCAGGTAGCGCACCAGGGCGCGGATGCGCAGACGATAGTTGCGGTGTCGTCCCAGGAAAAGCTCCAAATGCTCCTGCGAGACCTCCGGCAGACTGGTGGCGCCTTCGGCGGCGGCATAGGTCAGGAACGCCACCGCGGCGCGGACCGCCGACTCCATCGACTTCGGTTTGATGGGAACGGTGCGGCGTGTGGACCGATCCAGCGACAGATCCCGCTTGTGCAACATATGGGACAGGAACCGGTCCATGGCCGCGTGCGACCACGCAGGACCGCGAGCGGTATAGGACCGGATACGGCTTAGGTGCCACTCCAGTTCGTAGTCCGGATCCTGGTAGGTGGTGATGTAACCGGTGATGTTGAGGAAGGACATCACCCGACCGTACCGGGCCAGGAATTCATGGCCGAGCTTGCGCACGACCAGCACGCCGGTCAGGGCGTCGGCCGAGGAGAAGTGGGGCGACAGCGCCGCGAAGAAGACCACGTCATGGCGCAAGCTCTTGCTCAAGGTGCCGTGCGCGATCTGGTCGCGCAGCAATTGGTAGTATTCGGTCATCAGATCGCGCGCCCAGGCCGCGGGAACCTGTGCATACAACCGAGTGAGTAACCGGCTGTGGATCCGGCGCCACGCGCAGTCCTCACAGCGGCCACTGCCGAAGTGGAACTTGGGCTTGTGGCAATCGCTGCAGGTAACGATCGGCGGCGTACCGGTGGGCAGGCAATTGGCGCACAACCTCTTGCCGTCCCGTTCGCCGGCGATGAAGCGCGGACGGCGACAGCCTGCGCAGTTCTCCGCCTTGCCCAATCGGTGACGACACTGCCCGCATACCGGTTCGGTGACGCCCCGTCGCACATCGCGCCCCAGATCCTGTTTGAACTCGTTGCAGCCGGGGCAAAGCTGCGGCGGCACCGCGTACTTCTTACAGGACAGACAGAACAGACACCCATCGTCCAGTTCGATACCAAACGTGCGAATGGGCCGCTTGCAGCGGGTGCACGGCTTGCCTTCCCAGCGCGCATGACGTAGACACGTGGGGCATGCGTGCGGTGCTTCATCTTTCAAGATGCGCGCAGAGCGGCCGCACCGTGTGCAGGTCGAGGGGATGAAGTGCTTGTGGTAGCAGCCTCCGCAATACACTACGCCTAAGTAGATACGTTGGCCTTTGGCCAACGGAGCTTGGCACTTTCCGCAGGACACGCGGAACTGATCAGGCGAACTCATGATGCGTTCTCCTTGCGCTCCGAGGTGAAGACCGTGAAGGCCGGACCCTTGAGTCGCGCGATGTCTTCCATGGACGGTTCACGCGCCGGTTTATGCGCACGTGTCGGCTTGTCGTTAGGCGAGGCGGGTACGCAGGTACCCCAGTGCAAGA is a genomic window containing:
- a CDS encoding IS3 family transposase (programmed frameshift), whose product is MSAKRYTDEFKIEAVRQIVEYGRPVAEVAERLGVSVHSLYGWRRQQGKSDVVRRVEKDQNADVRRLKAELRRVTEERDIPKKSRRVLCQGVKVKYAFMKQHADEFGLAAMCRVLGINRSGYYAWLHAPASARARDDQRLLGLIKHSWLESGSIYGHRKITTDLRELGETCSKHRVARLMKQEGLRAMVGYGRRPRPLSGPIGAVANNVLAREFTAQEPNRAWVTDITYIRTHEGFLYLAVVLDLFSRRIVGWATRPTQHSDLVLQALLAAVWRRKPAPGLLLHSDQGSQFTSEDWQSFLKAHGIVCSMSRRGNCHDNAAMESFFQLLKRERVKQRIYHTHDKARGDVFDYIELFYNPKRRHSSNNGLSPIEFERRYALNG
- a CDS encoding GIY-YIG nuclease family protein, which encodes MWHIYLLECVDGSTYTGIATDVDARYRLHVLGSAAQYTRNHPPRALIAALPVGTRAQTSRLERRIKHWSKARKLAFFQPYTTDWRSYCSCAPSEPLDSPAPELREPLNRHTEAVQRVATTQAEIWAILRRRVPSLTQSTLRCGLSEDDAARWACFWIDELDGSPADLIAHGQADKVLAYVLRATHRL